Proteins encoded in a region of the Scyliorhinus canicula chromosome 2, sScyCan1.1, whole genome shotgun sequence genome:
- the LOC119956338 gene encoding 60S acidic ribosomal protein P1-like: MASISELACICSVLILHDDEVTVTEGKFNALIKTAGVTIEPFWPSLFVKALANIDVNSLICNVGAGHRAPAAAAVVSTAAPVAAEDKKEEKKQEEYEESDNDMGFGLFD; the protein is encoded by the exons ATGGCCTCCATCTCGGAACTCGCCTGTATCTGCAGCGTGCTCATCCTGCACGATGAtgaggtcactgtcaccgaaggcAAATTCAATGCCCTGATTAAAACAGCTGGTGTGACCATTGAGCCTTTCTGGCCTAGTCTGTTTGTCAAGGCATTggc taaTATTGACGTCAATAGTCTGATCTGCAACGTTGGTGCTGGACATCGTGCTccagctgctgcagcagttgtTTCCACCGCTGCCCCCGTTGCTGCTGAAGacaaaaaggaagagaagaaacaggaagaatATGAAGAGTCTGACAATGACATGGGCTTTGGTCTCTTTGACTAA